atgagaacaaccctatcgctgaactgttcacagtgaatcACTCTGtcttctaccttcctattcataacacatcctactcctgttataccattttctgctgttgttggtattaccctatacttgtCTGAAAAGaaatcttttcttctttccatttcacttcactgatgcccactatatctacactgagccttagcatttcctgtttcagattttctagcttccctaccaccttcaaacttctgacattccatgccctgattcttggaacattatcctttcattggttattcaatcttgttCTTATGGTCACCTGcctcttggcagtctcctcccgaagATCCAAACGGGAGACTAGTctagaattttttgccaatggagagatgaccATTACACTTTTCCAATTATGGGCCACATGTCCTCTCCCTATAGTATTTAACTGTGGCCAAAAAGGTAGTCAGAGAGTGGAACACAAAGACCCATGCACGAATCCTACTATGATAAAAAAATCAAAGTCAACTGCCTAgtctttgcagatgatatggccctactggCTGAGACCAGGGAAGAATCCAAAGAACAGATCCCCGGAATACAAAAAGAAGCATTAAAAACTGGTCTCATAATCTCTTTGAAAAGATCAATATAATGACAAACATAAATAACCCACCAAAACATCTTGAAATGGGACAACAAAAAAATTGAAGCTGTGGAAGAGTACAAATATCTTTGAGAATATATCAGCTGGAATGCCCTTGAGTAATAGGCTATGGAATCTATCAGAAATGAAGCTGAACTGGTCTTCTACCTAAAAAAAAGGTCCGTGGTTGGAGATCAAAGAAAGGAAGATATTAACAATAATCCTAGACCCGAAATTCCAGTACAGCCAACTAAGCCACATCAGAAACAAAACCCTTTACCAAACAACCAAGAAAATCCTCAACTCAGTAAAGAAAAGAATTGCTGAGTCACtcatacgcacaacaaaaagattctgacaattatagctttcagtcaTTAAGGCCGTTTTTAACAATAGGCATGCTaaatggtgagtagtaactttccttctcaatattgttacattccatcctggattttacattgtttgaagAAAAACATTGATTTTTATGGACAAATCCTCAGAATGAACTCAAACAGATTAACCAAATAATTTTTTTGATACTTCCACGACACAAAAAGCAAACCAATTTGCTTTACGGAAATGGAGAAGGTTTCAAAAGAACTCCAAATTGCAAAAAAATACACTTACAGATTAAACTGCAAAAAATTATCCTAAGACAAGAAAGAAAGAGAGGTTCCAAgtcaaaaacaaaaccaaacagatgaACCACATCACTGATGAAGAAAGGAAAGCAAGATCAGAAGGATTAAAACAATACTGGGCTAATACAAAGGCACAGAACATTACTAAGTGATTGATCTAAcataccccaaagttgggtgaaatgaaagaagaagaaaataagatgTGCGACGTCAATAAATATAATTGATcaatacattttcattttcaatataagactaaaaagcaataaaaataaaacaaaactgcttAATATAAGAATAAACAGCAACAATCTAAGTagcatatttttattatttctattagGGATGACTGCTTTTAGTTACCATGACAATCATATGACCAAAAGTAATTTAGCCAGATGATGGTTATGACAATCGCAACAAGTCATCACCaacagaaactttaaaaatgtgATTTAGACAGTTAATAATTATTCTTATAACAACACGTTAACTTTCAGAAGGGAACTTTGACACATAACTGCaatgttaaaacaaaattttaaaattgtaattgattgTGCTACATTCAAAATGACCATGAAGAAGTCTTGCCGGGTtgtgcatttctctgttttggtttttaggtcatctactgtacttTGGATTTctcttatatcttccttaatttctataAATCATTTAATGTTACTCTTTCTAGTCCACAACTTTTGTATTATTctcttactaattctgttttctggtgtTCTAATAAAATTTCCAAAGAATAAGTTGTGATTCTTTCTGATTATTCTCATCAGTGGTTCTGCTTCCTTATATAGAGTTTCACTTGAAGCTATCCTTGAATGATTACTTATTTGATATTGTTTATTTATGCATCTCCTAtctattgttctttctgccttgaGCATTCTGTCAATATTTGCTGTGTTAATTGTTTTGATGATTGTTTCAGGTGCATAAGTTATTTCCACTTGTGTAtcttgtgtaactgttttataatgccgctactgattttttttttttttatcatttggtTTTGCTAATGTAATTTGCTATGTTCAGCTTTTTTGTTCGATTTTGCCGTATCAGTTTTTCATTTTGGTCTGGTTTTAGAATAAAACGCATAGATACTAACTTTTTAGTGATGGACTGACTTCTTTTCAAATTCAATGAGGGAAGAGAGACTTAGGCGATTCTATCTAATGTGAAATAATCAAGCTTGTGTATGATAAATCAACTTTAACACTGTTAAGCAAACcatgttattaaaattaaaacaaatggtCTTTGCTGAGAAGGTGATGACGATGAAGGTCCCAGAACTATGACATATGCCAAACTGAGGCAACTCTGGCCATATGAGTCATAATTCTCTTGAGAACTGAATGTGGAATTCAAAGATGGGAGATTTTCCTGCTGATGTGATGAATGACATACCAGAGAAGCTGATTAATGTGCAATAATTTACGCAAGTTCAAGAAGAAACTATGTTCATGGAGAAACCTTGAGTTACATGTCCTGTTCCTTGGTGTCATTCATCGTTAGAGTTTGTAACTACAGGAGCAATAAATAGTTCATGTGAAAGTTGAAACAAATTTTCCTACAATATTAGCAGAATTTTATAAGAGTATTTGTTCACTATCCATTTGCAACATGAATGAAAGACTTATAGAATACGCAAGGATAATCTGAAAAATTAATGTAAGAGAAATAAACGATTTTTTTAACGTATGACTGCAGAGGATGCCAAAGATATTCCAGCGAGATACAGAATGAACTGAAAACCCACACACATGATCTCAGAAAGATGTCCATCTCTGTATAGTCTCCTCAGGGTGGAATGTATTTGCTATTTTTTCtctataaataataaaatgacATTGTAGCAAAATTTTATATCACAAAGATTTGTCACAAATCAaatgatattttaaatatttttgtaactcCTAGCCAGACTCTGAATCTGGATCTAAGAGAAAAAACTGATGCTCACGAAAAGGGAGATAACTGTGCTCCTTAGTTTAAATGAGACTAAAAAGAATCTCATTGCATGTGACATGAAGCAGTGAGATTTACTGTGAAGACACAGAAAAGACAGCCAGGAGCACCAATTTTCAAATTAATATACTGATGTAGCAGGTGCCAATAGTTAACTACAGTAGTGATGGTGATTATGACTAGATGGTTAGTTAAGGTAGTGATGGTGGGCAATAGAAGgttcaacagcaaaaaataattttgTCAGAAACTGAAAACAGTCTTCTGTTTTGTTAGATTTGCTGCAATGAAATCTTTCAAATCAAATTACTACTCGATGCCAAATCACACAAAAGAATGTTGCAATGATCTTTTAATATGCATGAATATTGCAATAGGAATGCTCATAAATCAACACTGCGGGCATATATGAATGCAATCCATAACTTATTAGATATCCCACTGAAAGCTTTTTTTCATTCTCTTCTCTTACATggaaacaaatcaatgaggatatgACTATTAAAACTGGCTTTTCGCGTTTTATGTACTTATGTTCTCGAGTCAGTTCTGTATTCAAATATTCCCACATTATCTTCACAATCACACACGCTTCTAGATCAATTGTTCCCCATTTCCTTTCCAAACAACATCAAACATTTCTATCCACCACCCCCATAGTAATCGTGCTGTGCTGTGCAGTTTATCCATTTTAGAACTCACTCACCTATAATTTTATCTGATGGTCACATATCACCACACATGAATAGGCCCTAACATAAGCAAATAAAACTGCAATTTCTTTGGCACATTTACTCCCATTTTTTACGTGCTAAACAATGGCTCTCTTTGCAGAGATAGTTCCCGCAATTGTTACTTACCTTCACAATATCAACACCTGTTAGAGTTTTTACCACTTCAGGGACTTTACTGACAATACTAAGGACTTCACCAGTGAGCTTGGCAGCACCAACCTCACCATTTCCTGCTGATACCATAGTTATCTTCTTTGCCTGTGACAGAGGAGCAGCAACTTCTGCTGCAACCTAAattcaaaatataataaaatattatgaCACAGTAATTAAAGATATTCTTACCATATCTATATACTAATATATAACTTTTTATGTATGTGTAGTTCTAAAAGAAACACTGCAATGGCCATGAGCGATACACTAATGTCAATATTTGTTACAATTAATTCACTTTAGACAGTAAACTATGGATTCAATCTTTTTGAATTCATCATGTCTCTTAGGAGAATCATGGAGATGTGGAATGAATCAAGGTATACATTTATAAAAGAGAAACAAGCTATAGGTATTTAATCTGTACAATGGTTTTTAATTGTCTCATAAGTGAAGaacatttctttggatcttacacttaTACCTTCGGTCTCCTGCAGCTATCATTTTCTGGTATGGATAGAGCGCCTAGAGAGCCACCTGACGTATTTAAACACACTTGTGTGCACTCCACACACTCAGTCAGGTACCTGGGTAGCAGCTCCTGATTTGCACTGCTTTGCTGAGCCATTTTGGGGACCCTCAAATTCTGAACCCTATGGCACAAGCCATGTAAGTCACCCCCTAGTTCGCCGAAGAGCCTCTGGTGCAAGTGGTACACCTGATTCAGAACCAAGGGCCCATAATCAGTTCTGAGGACAAACGTGCTGATTGTGGGTTGAAATTCCAAGAGCAGGGCTGGAATTCTCTGCTGGTTGCTGTAATTATTCATTATGAGCTTGGAGCACAGATGATAGGGATCATTTGTTCGAATGTGCACTGCAATCTGTAACTTGCTGTACACTGGTCTTCTAAAGCCTTTAGGAACAGATTCTTCAATATAATGAACGATACTCTCAGGGATGATTCACACATGCTTAACCTTTAGTGCTCCCTTTATCCTGCAATAAGACACAGCAAGTGAAGATTTTAACACTGGCTCTGTCGAAGTTTCAACTTGAGAACATACCTCAGACTTGTTGGTTGGGGAATGACTGTAACATCATGAGATTTCTCTGGTCCCTAACTCCCATTGTGATGTAACATGGTTGATTTCCCAATCTGATATGTTTTTCTACTCCCATATATAATCAagtgttttcattaatttttatctaattttaaatacatttctcTGTTGGCATGTAACACCTACATCAAAATCTCACATTCTTAACTAAACTTAACTTCACTGGCatttattattcagattattattttGATTGTCCTTATTCTACTGATACAATTGATTTTCTTTATGGCACTCATAATTAGGAAATACAATCGACTGATGCTAGCACTAAGTTTGATACACAGAAAACCAATGGGCTAATCAATGTATCTAAGAAAAGTGACCTACACCATTCAAAAGTTAAGCATTCTGATTTTTAGAAAGTATTTTAAATTACCTACAACTAATTAGCTTGCAAAATATTTAAACTGGAAGGTCAAAGCCACTTAAATATTCTATTGCAGATTTCATTATAACCACTGTTAGATTCCAAACTTTGAGTGCATActtttgttaccttaatttttctGTAGAAAATGATATACAGCAATAACTAATTAACtcactaataaataatttcatggaaTTTACTCTAAGTTGCGTTATGTCACTCCATATAAACAAAGGGATTCACACTGTGTAAGAAAAATGGTGTccatatatttttctaaatttgtgaTTGGCAACATTTTTTATAATCAAAACCAAATTAGTTCTTTCAGTTCATTCAAAAGAATAAAATCCAACCCAGTCCTTTTAAAAGCATTATGCAGTTTTCAAAATGACAATTTGTTCTTATGCTCATCTATAATAATTAGTTGGACATCAGGCAAAACTGACTGTTTGCAGTTTGTAAGTTTACAAGTAATCTCTATCTTTGTGTGTGCTCTCAAGTGTTGACTCATGCCACAAATATGTTCATTCTGTTCACTGAAGTACATGCACTGGTGACCACGAAACTAAAGAATTCTAATGTTTAATAACTTTTGAGTGAATTCCGTAACTAAATTAATTGACATTTTAAATTGACTGTGTTgtgtggagtgtggaatgtcactgAAATCAAATGATATAGTGATGGGCACAGTGCCGCTCATTAGCGATTGACTTAATGGAAATGTACAGTGTACAGTACTCTTAAATTGTTGCAGGACAGTGCTTAGTACAAACTGTGTTGATTTTACATAAATGAACTGGTGCCACAAAAGAACACTTAACTTTGCCACTGAACTGTGACTTGGTACGTACAGCAGTTCCCAACCTGGACATGTGCACTAATAAATTTCCATATTCTCTATAAACTAGACATTGTAATTAATAACGGAACCTTCAAaggaataaaatttgtgtgttaatgtcacctaaaatatggtgtagtGTACATCTCTGAGCAAACACCACACCAAACTCATTTAAACTTTAAGCTGTGAAGAGATCAGGTTCTGCTACACTATGTACAGGGATGCTAGAACTACCAGTGGCACACTACTGCCAATCAAGTCAATGAGTGGTGAGAGGTCCTATATTTCCTGGAGAAGATTGAACTTTATGCACCTTTGATATATCCAGTATGTATTACAAATGCTTGATAATACACATTCTGACCTCACATTCCTTGTATTCTGTACAGTTTCTGTCCTGGAAAGCACAAGACTTGACTCATAAATGACCATGAATCTTAACTCGTCCTACCttagaattttttttcctctttcttagCTCTATTTGCAGGAAGTATTTCATGTTTACTCTGTTTTCACAGGGAACCAGTTCTTGCTGTGAATGTTTGAGccttatttaatgaaatttcatcTTAACTTACACAATATTCACGTATTTGAATGTTTATTCTTTGGTATGTGTGATTACATTATAACAATTTGTGTGATATGTTTTCATACATAAATTACATTTAGTCAGAGTGTTCACCTATTTACCTTGGGTAATGTTTCAAGGAGCATATCAACCATTGCTGCTTCCTTGTAGTCCTTCCAGGCATCtgctttttttgccatttgttCTGCTTCAGCTCGAGCCTTTGCCTCAATAGCAAATGCTTCTGCTTCTCCTCTGACACGAAGAGCTTCAGCTTCAGCCTCTGCTTCAAGTATCACTCTGTTTCTGTTTGCTTCAGCAAGTTTCTCCAACCTAAGCAAACATTGTAGTATTTCATACTTTATCTACTGCTGATCTTATTACTATTGCTAATGAGTATGATTTAATTCACACACTTCACATTTACATCTTTTTATTGTCTGCAAATATTCTAATACATTAAAATCAATGATAAACAATGACATTTTAATACAGCTGGGAACTGTAACTATGGAAGATTACAATATATCACTATTTACTACAACTTAACTATCACGAGATATGACACACAAAGTCACAAACAGACTCTAAGTTCCCTCCCTCCACTGAAGAATCATTTTAAGGATTTTGGTAGATACAACTAATGGTTTCTTATGCTGTTTCACAAACCAGACATTTTTTGTGCTGTTAGACACATCAAATATGATAGCTACATCTATCATTAACACAAATTATCAACTTTGCCAACATTAGGTGTGATTTataacttgcacacacacacacacacacacacacacacacacacacacacacacacatttaaaatgaAGTCCAACAGGTGCGCTACCATTGTAGAACAAGATCCGATACAGTTCTGCTTTTGGTCACCACttctagaaactttcaaaatgcttaGTGTTTAATCTATAATTAATCTGATACCTTTTTACACCTGTGATCTTCattatatttatattatatatatattaataataataataataacttgtagAGAAAAAAAgcataaaattcttttacaaacTTATGTCAGACAAGCACTGACTGGTAAGATCCATTTGCGTAATTGGCACTGCATCTCAAGATCAAATTGTACAATTCAGTTTTATCACAGGTTATCACACTGAACAATGATTTTGAACTTCCAAAACTGAATATATTGTGGGAAGTATTGGAGATAACTGCCATCAAACCCCATGAGGGCACAAATGTTTTCTTAGGACCAATGAGTCCTTAAGACAGAAAAATCTGTTAAACAAATGTCAGCCAATGATCCCAAGACAAAAGCCACACACAATATGTCAAAATGTAATTTCCTTTTTATCAATGGTCGCAGGCACCTGGATAAACTCCCATTTTCCaggaaatttcttttgttttaattcATTGAATCAACAAAAGATCATGGCCAAGGAAGAGAAGATTCTCTAAATTCAATTGCTGAAGATATGCTCAGTCATGCACAAACAGAATTCATAACAAATTATCACACAGAAATAAACCCTTTCAACTGCATGACAAAAAGTGAACAAACTGAGAAGCTAAGGAAATTTGGGTCTTCCAGCTTTCCTAATAGAGGTACAAAATTGTTACTATAGATTACACTGACTTCTGCTGTCACATGTCTATAGATTACACTGGTTTCTGCTGTCACATGTCTTTCTTTGATGTGCAACAGCAGTCTAAACCAAAGTAATTGTCAGTGAATGTGATATACTTAGTTTTTATCTACTAaaatttgcattgatgcatgtttgTTATTACTTTACTACTGGACTGCACTGTTTAACAGTCATGACTGGACAGACTaaatcagaagtaaataaacaatATGAGATTTTACAATTTTTCATATAACATATGAAAAATGTTGTTCAGAATGATCATACACATAACAtatgaaaacaatattattttgtCCAATCAATTTGGTCACTGTTGAAAAATTCTTAAACAGAGTATAAAAGGTGCTCTTTCTAGGCCTGTGAAATTCTCCTTTTGAATGTTCCTAGCAACAGACATTGGATTTCTTGAGACAATGTTTTGAATATTTTTAGAGCAACCATTGGAAAACTATCTTGTGTTCCAGACAGCCTACAGCTTTGTATTTCAAAGTGCCTCTTGTTGCACGTGTCATAATTATGTACTGTATGTCTTGTCTCATGCTGAAAGACCCTTAGTTTTCTCTTACACTGTTGAGTGCAAAAGCACATACTGGTGAAAAAGCTGAAAATGGTCATTGTTCCTAACTGGCCAAATACAGTGGATCTTGGACCTTTTGGGTTaagttgaaacaggtgatagtgggtccacaaccaaTTATAAGGAGAAAGGGAACCAAGAattggaaatgcatatttattgtattATGGACATACTCAGCATACACTCACAACATAGCTCATAATAATTGTTCAAAACGGTGACAGCCAGTGTCAGTGCATGCGTGGCAATGATACATGAATTCTGCTGCactctcaaagatccctggtgtctgttgcACCAGGAGATGGacagcttggaccctagcaagcaggtcttcatctATTTCTACAGGGGTTTCATACACAAATGTCTTGACATAACTGCAGAGGAAAAACCCCAGAGGTGCGAGATCTGGTGATAACAATGGCCATGGGACAggaccacctcttccaatccaatgATGGGGGTATGTGTTGTTCAAGTGCTCGTGGATTATCATTGCAGTGGGCTGGTGCGCCATCTTGTTGAAGTCACATCCTATCGCAGACAACAAAGGATGCAGTGTCCAAGACGCAGCACATCTCACAGGAACATCAGGTCACACGGGACCAGTTAAATGGGGAGGCAACAATTAATGTCCCATCAAATAATCTCAGATGAAGCCTGCCCATAAGTTAACAGAAAACTGCTTTTTGCTGCCACTGATGTGGGTGGCACCAGAACTGCATGTACCATTGCAATACAGGCATTGAGACTGGAGGGTGTCGTCTTGAACAATTACTATAAGCTACACTCTTGTTACAAgatgtacgctgtgtatgtccataaaacAATAAATATGAATTTCTGACCACTGGTTCCCTGTCTAAGTATGACCAGTTGTGGCCCACTATCACCCATTTCAATCTGACAAAAAGATTCGAGACACCCCTGTATAGGCTTCCAGTGCTCGAGTCTTTTGCCTGAAGTGATGATACTAACAAATTTTTTTAGCATTGACATGTGCTCGCAACCTGAAGAGTGtccccataacagtaggccatAATTAATGTGGATATGACATACTATGTAACTTACGGAGGAGCCAAAGGaaacatggaaacagtttttgcagatctcagtaccgttatggtggtactgttatctatgtttcaaatgaaatagagtgtagagcactagatcttagttgggcatgtgttgagaaacactttgaaattaccgggatcatataatgaaacttatcatactatgtatctaccattcccctgactcagatgataaaacttttttagataatttagacagtgtactctgctacatgatgatggtcgaagtagagaggatataaaatgtagactggcaatggcaaggaaatcgtttctgaagaagagaaatttgttaacatcgagtatagatttaagtgtcaggaagtcgtttctgaaagtatttgtatggagtgtagccatgtatggaagtgaaacatggacgataaccagtttggacaagaagagaatagaagctttcgaaatgtggtgctacagaagaatgctgaagataaggtgggtagatcacgtaactaatgaggaggtattgaataggattggggagaagagaagtttgtggcacaacttgactagaagaagggatcagttggtaggacatgttttgaggcatcaagggatcacaaatttagcattggagggcagcgtggagggtaaaaatcgtagagggagacccagagatcaatacactaagcagattcagaaggatgtaggttgcagtaggtactgggagatgaagaagcttgcacaggatagagtagcatggagagctgcatcaaaccagtctcaggactgaagaccacaacaacaacaacaacaactctgctacataacgaaatggaaacagtgtgtaactgtaattgggggagactttaattcaagctttgatgtaacatgtaacaaacccagtgtaaataagttactgaatatgctaaggcagcacaacttccatcgtgtaaattcagaaccaacaagactacaagtgcgcttggataatgcttttgtcaactgtgctcgtgatatgtactccaccaaggtaaaggaatttgttttctcagaccactccatgttaacagtagagttaaggcattttataaaaggggatgagagcaaggctgcacaaaatttaacaaaatctaataccttaatattaacaaaacacaatctcgtaaaactaacacaccagctgagcataacaaactgggacaaattatttcaaaactgtgattccagtgcccaaacagtttacgaaacattccacaattacttaacaggtactTTACAAGCCCATATTGTTCAAAACAAATACCAcaaaacaagaaagggtaaattttggtacaccaaagaactggaaaatctaaaaaataagctactgctgttgaagtgccttgccaaagtaaacaattctaatgaaattaaggatcttgaaaaaaatcactaagaaactgtataagaaagagttgcaattggcgaaacaaagatacaacacaaatctcataaaaaatagtaaaaaccgatgcaaaacagcctggtcagtaattaatactgttaaaggtgaagtcagaaactttgacaagacagtcccaataccagcagatacattcaataaatattttgtaagctgtgctgatgatatcaaaaagttgATCAGTAAATCCAAtataacatgtatagattatcttaagagaacaaacctaaatcataataaggccagatcatcattgaaacactttaaagaggtatgccaacatgaagttcttaaaatagtcaaagaaatgaaaaattcatacaatacagatatttttaatatgtcaaacaatctattgaaagaactcatacattacattgcagcaccattaacatattctataaacctgtgtctcatagaaggttttttttttcctgatcctctcaaactatccaaggtaactccagtctttaagaagggtgtcaaatcagatcctgcaaactacagaccaatttcactaattccagtactaggaaaagtctttgaaggcataatatatcagcagatgtatgagtacctagaactaaatggtatgttaagtgcatcacagtttggttacagaaaaggaaggtcagctatacatgccatagagctcttagtcagagacattctagcagcatttgggGACCATGCGcacacacaggtaaccttatgtgatctgagcaaaaacttttgactgtgttgaccactcacttttgctctctaaacttga
This genomic interval from Schistocerca piceifrons isolate TAMUIC-IGC-003096 unplaced genomic scaffold, iqSchPice1.1 HiC_scaffold_780, whole genome shotgun sequence contains the following:
- the LOC124770210 gene encoding flotillin-1-like, with translation MNIIEGNVNTIHHAGIELGTEAFRANFASRLGGEKAEAELAYELQAAKTKQRIKEEQMQILVVERSQEIAVQDQEIQRRERELEATIRRPAEAEKYKLEKLAEANRNRVILEAEAEAEALRVRGEAEAFAIEAKARAEAEQMAKKADAWKDYKEAAMVDMLLETLPKVAAEVAAPLSQAKKITMVSAGNGEVGAAKLTGEVLSIVSKVPEVVKTLTGVDIVKVSNNCGNYLCKESHCLARKKWDTARLLWGWWIEMFDVVWKGNGEQLI